In candidate division WOR-3 bacterium, the genomic stretch TGGTGACAAAATAGAAAATGTAGTAAATATTAAAGTTTATACAACAGGTAAATCATCAGAAATACAAAGACAATTGTTAAGATTGTAATATTAAAAAAGAGTCCGAAGGAAAGGGCGATAAATCCAAGATTTATATGGACGGTTGAAAAACCAATCTTTAAGGCATTAAAGAAAAATCCTTTTACCGGTCCAGGTGGAAAAAGACTACCAAGAAAATGGGATAATGCTGACCCGATAATGCCACCTATTATTATTCCTAAAATTATTGTTGGTAATTTTCTTTTTGCTGCCATCAATCACCCCCTTTTTGCCATAATGGCAAAACACGCAGATGAGCGCAGATTTTGACACGGATATATGCAGATATAAAAATTTTTCATAAAATAATATTTATCTTCTCTCCACATTTTGCACAATTAGAACCTTTTAAATTTTTAATCAACGCCTTGAAATACATCCTTTCAATCAATAGTGCGCCACATTTTGGACAATAGGTATTGGAACCATCCTCACCCGGCACATTTCCGAGATATACATATTTTAATTTTTTCCTTGCCTTTTCATAGGCATCAAAGAGTGTATCAATCGGCGTTGGTGGTTTGGTATATTTGTAGTTTGGATAATAGCGGGAGAAATGCAAGGGAATCTCGGGATTCACGCCCGCAACATAATCAATGAGTGCATCAATCTCATTTGGTTTGTCATTCAACCCGGTGACAACAAGGTTTGTGATCTCTATGTGACAGGATTTATGTGATATTTCGATCGTCTTTTTCACCGTATCTAAATCTCCACCCAGTTTCTTTTTATATGTATCAGGATTGATTGACTTTAAATCAATATTCATCGCATCAATGAGGGGCAAAAGTTCACGCAAAGGTTCTTCATTTATCATTCCATTTGTTACCAGGACATTCTTCCCACCATTTTCTCTTATTAGTTTTGCCGCATCAAGGAGATATTCAAACCACATCAATGGTTCGGTATAGGTATAAGAGACCCCCAAGGAAGGATGTTCTTTATAGATCTTCACAAGCATCTCTGGAGAAAGGTATTCGGTTTGTGCTTCAACCTGTGAAATCTCCCAGTTCTGACAGAATGGGCATCTCATATTACAACTATTGCAGGCAATAGAGAGAATCTGGGAACCAGGATAAAAGTGGTACAAAGGTTTTTTCTCAATCGGGTCTAAGGCTATGGAAGTAGTTTCACCGTAATCAATCGCCCAGAGTTTATTTTCTTCATTTATACGCGCCCTACAGATGCCCTTTTTGCCCGGCAAAATCTTGCATTGATGGGGGCAGAGTCGACACTGAATATATCCTTCAAATACTTCGTAATATCTTGCCTCAACCTTCATTCTGTTTCCAGCCTTTCCAGTTTATTATTTTTTTCATAGTATATTATACCTTTAATCCCCAATGAGTCAAGAAATTTTTTCCCCTTTTCTGCACCCATCACTGATACCGCAGTGGCGATACCATCAGCAAAAGTTGTGTTTTCGGCAATTATCGTAACTGAAGCAAAATCCCGCGCCGGATAACCTGTTTTAGGATCTATGATATGGGCATAACGGACTCCATCGACAATGAAGAATTTCTCGTAATCACCCGAGGTTGATAATGCACAATCGACCAGCCCAACTTTTTCAATCACACCATCCTGCCTTGGATGTTTTATTCCCACGACCCAGGGTCTGTTCTTGGGTGATTTACCAATTGCATAGACCTCACCGGCGATATTGATGATCGCCGATTTGATGTTATGTTTTCTTAAGATATCCACCACCCGGTCCGCGGCAAATCCCTGGGCAATCCCACCGAGGTCGATCTTCATATCTTCAGGAATAAAAATGGAATCACCGATTATTTTTATCTTTTTATAATCAACCAGTCTTTTTGCCCTCTCAATTTCTTTTTTCCCAGGGATCCTTTTTTCTTTACCATAAAATCCCCATATTTCAAGAAGGGGTGCGATTGAGATATCAAATTTACCATTGGTTAGATCGGAAATTGAGTCGGCCAAAAGAAAGATCGATTTTATATCAGGAGGAAGGGAAGCGCGATGTTTTATATTTATTTCACTGACTAAGCTCTTTGTGGAAAAATAATTTAAAAGTGAATCGAGGCGTTTTAATTCTTTATCGATTTCAGACAAAACTCGTTCGGAGGTACTTTTATCTGAAGAGTAGAATTTTACCATGCAGGGACCTCCCACCAATACATTCTGATAATGCCATTCATCCTCGGTTTTTGGACAGGAGAGGAGCAGTAAGAAAAGTAAGAACCAGATTCTTCTAAATCGCATTGATCAATTATAGCCAAAAACCACCTTTCGTCAATTAAACCGTTTTTTATTCGGGATGGTTTGCGGCGGTTGAAAGAGCGGACGGAAGGAATACGGATTTGCTTAAGCTTCATGCTGATGAGATGCGAAGGTGTGAAATAAATGTAAGATTTAACCACATCTCATAATATTTTCTGATAGCAGCAGAAGGGAGGATATTGTGGGTGGGCCTGTGAACGAAGTGAATATAATAAAATCCAAAATCGAAATAAACGAGTCTCGATAAAATCCGAAAGATTTTCTGGTGAGTCTATTTTGTACGCTTTGAGGCAGAGGGATATGAAAAAGTAGAAAAGGCAATTTTGTTGAGATAACTACTTCGTCCAGCCAAACCTGCGATTATCGGATAATTCTATAACCCAGAATGTACCATGTTAAACTCAGTTTTGCTCTTGACAAAGATGGAAATATATATATAATTTGGCATCTAAAGAGGAGGTGTCTAAAATGACTAAAGCACAACTTATTGATGCCATCGCCAAAAAGGCAAAGATCAGTAAAAAGGCAGCAGGTTTGGCCCTTGATGCCTTTGTCGAGGCAGTAACTGCTGCACTCAAAAAAGGTGATAGAATTACCCTCGTTGGCTTCGGCACATTCATGGTGGCAAAGAGAAAAGCACGCACCGCGAAAAATCCACAGACTGGGGAGATGATTAAGGTGCCCGCTAAGCGTGTGCCCAAATTTAAAGCCGGTCGCGAATTGAAGGCTGCTATAAAATAATTCTGGTTTTCTTATAACCAGGGGTTGGGTTTCCAACCCCTTTTTTTATCCATGAGTTAATGTAGGATACTCAAGATTGAAGCGCTTTTTGTAATATATCCTCATACTTAGAATGAGCACCATGAGGAAGGGTATATATCCCGGATAAAGGATGCAGGTGATGATAGTGAATATCAAACCAGGAAGACGGAAAGAGAGGATGGCAATTTTACGCATACTTTTTTTGTATTTTAAAAAATAAAAAGTTAGATAGAAAAATAAAGGCAGGCTAAGACCGGAGGGGATGAGGCAGATAAGATCTTGATAGAGAATAGATAAAATAAACCCGGTCAACATTAAAACCGAGGCAAGAAAATAGGCAAACTTTTCGCCCAAAAAAACCGCAGTGGTGATTTCTCCAGCCTTTTTATCTCCCTCAAGGTCTACAATGGTCGTGTTAATAAAAACGGCACAGATGCAAAAAAAATAGGGTAAAAACTTTAAACCCACCTCCCATGCAAAAGGACTTTCTATCAGCCAGCCCGCAAAGAAATTTAATATCCCATAACCGAAGCCATTACTCAGCATATCAAGTATAGGTTTTCCTTTTAATTTAAAAGGGGGTAAAGAATAGAGAATGCCCAGGGTTAGTGAGATGACCATGAGGATAAAAAAATTAATGTTCCATAAATAGGCACCGAGCAAAACTGCACTCCAGATTGAAAACATCTCAATATAAGCGTTTTTTAAAGGTAAATAATCTTCAGAGAGAAGAAACAATTTTTTATTCAAACGGTCGGTTTCAACATCGGTTATTTGATTAAGAATATACACACCTCCCATCATCAGGGTGTAAAGCATTAGGCCGATCAGAGTTTGCATATTAAACCTGTTTCCATTGGCAAGGTATTTACCGATCAGAAAGAAATTTATCACCGGGATGAGAATGAAGGGTCTTAAGATGAAAAAGTAATCAAAGATATTTTTTTTAATATTTTTCTTCAACGGGAATCAATCGAGGAGAAGTAAAAGTGCCATTACTGCCGAGCCGCAAGCCATTGCGATCAACTGGGTTAGCGAACCTAAAGCCGTTTCGCAACCTTTGAGTTCGGGAATCAAATCGGAACCCGCGATGTAGATAAAACCGCCAGCAGTGAGTGGAAGAAGAGTAATGGCATAGTCCTTTACCACGGGACCGAGGATTAAAGAAATTATCCCACCCAGAACAGCAGTAAGGGCTGATAAAAAATTCAACATGATCGCCCGTTTTAAACTCAACCCTCCATGGATAAAGACACCGAAATCGCCAATCTCCTGGGGAATTTCATGCATGATTACTGCTATAGTTGTGGCGATGCCGATATGAATGTTTACCGAATAACTGGCACCGATGATCATCCCATCGATCAAATTATGGATTAAGTCGCCCACCAGATTCATTGTAACCAGCGGATGGGGATGCTCGGGTGAGGTCGGAATGTGGCAATGGCGCCAGCGCACAAATTTTTCCAGAATAAAAAAAATGAGTATTCCAGCGATTACCAGCAGAGAGACGAGGAAACTGTTTTCAAATTCTATAAATGCCTCGGGTAGAAGATGGATGAAGGCATCGCCGAATAAAGAACCGGCGGCAAAACTTACCAGTAATAAAATGATGCGGCTTAAGGTACTGGATTTTATCGCGACAAAAAATATCCCAATGAGCGAAATGATACTAACCAAGCACACGCTCACCAGGGTGTAAAGAACCACCATAGGAATAATATTAGACTCTCATGCCTTCATTACCTTACCCGCACTCAAACAATCGGTACACACCAGCACACGCTTTATTTTACCATCTATCTTTATCCGCACCCTTTGCAGGTTGACATTAAACCGGCGTTTAGAGACATTGTGGGCGTGGCTTATTTTGGAACCGACCTGGGCTTTTTTTCCGCAAATTGCACACTTTCTCGCCATTGGCACTCCTTTCGTAAGCCAATTATAAAGAAATTTTGGCAGGTGTCAATACAACTTGATTTTTTTTGAATTCTGAATATAATCTTTTCTATGCGTGACATCCATATTTCCATAGCCGCGGAAGAGCTGTTCCGGATCGGTTCTTTCCCGGTGACCAACTCGTTGCTGGTGACCTACTTGACCATTCTGCTTTTTATTCTGATAATCTTCCTGGTGAAAAAGAATGTCATACCCAAAGGAATTCAGAATGTGGTAGAGTATCTCCTTGAATACTTCTATAATCTCATCTGTGAGGTCTTTGGAAGCGAAGAGAAAGGGCGTAAGTTTTTCCCACTGGTGATGACGATATTCTTGTTTGTTCTTTTCATCAATTGGTTTGGACTGTTACCCGGGGTGGGGACTATCGGCATTTACCGCGAAACACCGGTTCATGCGGAGGAAATGGAACATCCAGAAGGTGTCGCACCTTCCCATCCTGAATTAAAAATCCATAAAGAATTTATCCCGCTATTCAGGGGCGCTTCCGCGGATTTAAATACCACCCTTGCCCTGGCATTGATTTCGGTGATCTTCACCCAGATTTACAGTATCCAAGCCCTGGGGTTCAAGGGTTTCTTAAAACGATTTATAAAACTGAAAAATCCAATCATGTTCTTTGTCGGGATACTGGAATTGATTGCAGAATTCGCCAAGATCATTTCGTTCTCCTTCCGTCTTTTTGGAAATATTTTTGCTGGCGAAGTCCTACTCACAGTGATGCTCGTTCTGCTGCCGATACTGATTCCTGCACCATTTCTTGCCCTGGAGATCTTTGTGGGAGTAATCCAGGCAATAATCTTCTCCTTTTTGACATTATTTTTTATAAAAATTGCTACCACTGAAGAGGAACATTGAAATGCCCGCTCCGCTCTTCCTGAATGTGGGAGGAGATAGCGAGGGGTGAAAGGAGGATATATTTATGGAACCAGCAACCATGAAAACACTGGCGGCAGCACTGGCAATTGGTTTAGGTGCTCTGGGACCAGGTTTAGGCATCGGATTTATCGGTGCCAAAGCAACCGAAGCCGCGGGTCGTAATCCAGAGGCAACGGGTAAGATTCAGACACTTTTTATTCTCGCCCTTGCCTTTGCCGAGGCGATCGCTATCTATGCCTTGGTCGTTGCCTTAATTATTAAATTCTTATAATCATGGAAGCTTTGACTAAGCTTGGTATTAATCCACTTCTGCTCATCGCCCAAATCATTAACTTTCTGATATTGTTGTGGGTCTTGAATAAATTTCTCTATAAACCGATCCTCAAACTCTTTAAAGACCGTTCCAGCAAGATTGAGGAAGGCATCAAGACAGCCGAGGCTTTAAAAAAGCAGGCCGCAGAAGCCGAAGAAAAGCACCGTCAATTGATCGAAGAAGCAAAGAAGGAGGCGCACCGGATAATTGAACAGGCGACAAAACTGGGTGATGAGGAGAAGAAAAAGATTATTGCCCTGGCAAACGAAGAGGCGAGAAAGATAGTGGAAAAGACGATGCAGGAGATAAATGCTGAAAAGCAGAATATCATGGCGGAGATTAAAAAAGAGGTCGGGGCGATGGTAGTAACGCTGAGTGCAGAACTGATAAGAAAAAGACTGGATGAAAAAACCCAGCGGGAATTGATTGAAGAGGCGATAAAAGAGGTGGAGCGAGAACTTGAAAAGACAGCGACGCGAGGATAAACCATTAGAAAAAACGGTGGATAAAACCATGGACCAAGCTAAAAACCAGGATGAGATCATGGAAAAGATGCTTGGAGAATTAGAACTCGTCGATTCCTCTTTTCGTTCTTCCCTCAAATTGCGCGGTTATCTGGAGAATCCAAGGATTCCTCTTTTGGAAAAGCAGCAGACGCTTAAGGGTCTGTTTAAAGACTACATCAGCCCCCAGACCTATGATTTTATCTTTGTGCTCTTGCGTTGTAACGCCCTCTCCAGTTTGAGCGGAATATTGAGGAGTTATCAGCGCACACGGGCGGAATCCGGGATATTAGAGATTGAAGTGCGCACCGCCATACCCCTTACCTCTGAAGAGAAAGAACTTTTGACGAAGAATTTCACGCAGAAATTAAAAAAACCGGTACATATCAAAAACATCATCGATCCAGAGGTAATTGGCGGAATGGTGATAAAAAGTGGCGATATCATGATCGACGCCAGTCTGAAATCACGGATTGAGGATTTATTAAAAAATATAAGACAAGGATAAAACAATTATGAGCCAGGATATAAAAACAAGATTGCTCAACGAATTGAAAAAAGAGCTATTAGCCTTTGAAAAAAAAGTAAAGGTAGAAAGAGTAGGCACGGTCATAGAAGTTGGGGACGGTGTGGCGCAAATAAGTGGTCTCCATGATTGTTTTGCTTCCGAGATGCTGGAATTCCCCAATGGCATCTACGGCGTGGCTTTGAATCTACTTGAGGACCGCATCGGGGCGATTGTGCTTGGTGAGTATGAGAAGATAAAAGAAGGGGATATTGTAAAAGGAACTGGGCGGATCTTGGAGGTGGGAGTTGGTGAGGGACTTATCGGCAGGGTAATAAATCCACTTGGTGAACCGCTCGATGGGAAAGGGCCAGTCAAACCCACGACCTATTATCCGATTGAAAAGATTGCACCCCGGGTGGTGTTACGCGAACCCGTAAATACACCATTGCAGACCGGTATCAAGGCGATTGATAGCATGATTCCCATTGGCAGGGGTCAACGGGAATTG encodes the following:
- the amrS gene encoding AmmeMemoRadiSam system radical SAM enzyme, translating into MKVEARYYEVFEGYIQCRLCPHQCKILPGKKGICRARINEENKLWAIDYGETTSIALDPIEKKPLYHFYPGSQILSIACNSCNMRCPFCQNWEISQVEAQTEYLSPEMLVKIYKEHPSLGVSYTYTEPLMWFEYLLDAAKLIRENGGKNVLVTNGMINEEPLRELLPLIDAMNIDLKSINPDTYKKKLGGDLDTVKKTIEISHKSCHIEITNLVVTGLNDKPNEIDALIDYVAGVNPEIPLHFSRYYPNYKYTKPPTPIDTLFDAYEKARKKLKYVYLGNVPGEDGSNTYCPKCGALLIERMYFKALIKNLKGSNCAKCGEKINIIL
- a CDS encoding FAD:protein FMN transferase, translating into MRFRRIWFLLFLLLLSCPKTEDEWHYQNVLVGGPCMVKFYSSDKSTSERVLSEIDKELKRLDSLLNYFSTKSLVSEINIKHRASLPPDIKSIFLLADSISDLTNGKFDISIAPLLEIWGFYGKEKRIPGKKEIERAKRLVDYKKIKIIGDSIFIPEDMKIDLGGIAQGFAADRVVDILRKHNIKSAIINIAGEVYAIGKSPKNRPWVVGIKHPRQDGVIEKVGLVDCALSTSGDYEKFFIVDGVRYAHIIDPKTGYPARDFASVTIIAENTTFADGIATAVSVMGAEKGKKFLDSLGIKGIIYYEKNNKLERLETE
- a CDS encoding HU family DNA-binding protein; the protein is MTKAQLIDAIAKKAKISKKAAGLALDAFVEAVTAALKKGDRITLVGFGTFMVAKRKARTAKNPQTGEMIKVPAKRVPKFKAGRELKAAIK
- a CDS encoding UbiA family prenyltransferase, encoding MKKNIKKNIFDYFFILRPFILIPVINFFLIGKYLANGNRFNMQTLIGLMLYTLMMGGVYILNQITDVETDRLNKKLFLLSEDYLPLKNAYIEMFSIWSAVLLGAYLWNINFFILMVISLTLGILYSLPPFKLKGKPILDMLSNGFGYGILNFFAGWLIESPFAWEVGLKFLPYFFCICAVFINTTIVDLEGDKKAGEITTAVFLGEKFAYFLASVLMLTGFILSILYQDLICLIPSGLSLPLFFYLTFYFLKYKKSMRKIAILSFRLPGLIFTIITCILYPGYIPFLMVLILSMRIYYKKRFNLEYPTLTHG
- a CDS encoding ZIP family metal transporter, whose translation is MVVLYTLVSVCLVSIISLIGIFFVAIKSSTLSRIILLLVSFAAGSLFGDAFIHLLPEAFIEFENSFLVSLLVIAGILIFFILEKFVRWRHCHIPTSPEHPHPLVTMNLVGDLIHNLIDGMIIGASYSVNIHIGIATTIAVIMHEIPQEIGDFGVFIHGGLSLKRAIMLNFLSALTAVLGGIISLILGPVVKDYAITLLPLTAGGFIYIAGSDLIPELKGCETALGSLTQLIAMACGSAVMALLLLLD
- the rpmB gene encoding 50S ribosomal protein L28; translated protein: MARKCAICGKKAQVGSKISHAHNVSKRRFNVNLQRVRIKIDGKIKRVLVCTDCLSAGKVMKA
- the atpB gene encoding F0F1 ATP synthase subunit A — encoded protein: MRDIHISIAAEELFRIGSFPVTNSLLVTYLTILLFILIIFLVKKNVIPKGIQNVVEYLLEYFYNLICEVFGSEEKGRKFFPLVMTIFLFVLFINWFGLLPGVGTIGIYRETPVHAEEMEHPEGVAPSHPELKIHKEFIPLFRGASADLNTTLALALISVIFTQIYSIQALGFKGFLKRFIKLKNPIMFFVGILELIAEFAKIISFSFRLFGNIFAGEVLLTVMLVLLPILIPAPFLALEIFVGVIQAIIFSFLTLFFIKIATTEEEH
- the atpE gene encoding ATP synthase F0 subunit C, yielding MEPATMKTLAAALAIGLGALGPGLGIGFIGAKATEAAGRNPEATGKIQTLFILALAFAEAIAIYALVVALIIKFL
- the atpF gene encoding F0F1 ATP synthase subunit B; this translates as MEALTKLGINPLLLIAQIINFLILLWVLNKFLYKPILKLFKDRSSKIEEGIKTAEALKKQAAEAEEKHRQLIEEAKKEAHRIIEQATKLGDEEKKKIIALANEEARKIVEKTMQEINAEKQNIMAEIKKEVGAMVVTLSAELIRKRLDEKTQRELIEEAIKEVERELEKTATRG
- the atpH gene encoding ATP synthase F1 subunit delta; the encoded protein is MKRQRREDKPLEKTVDKTMDQAKNQDEIMEKMLGELELVDSSFRSSLKLRGYLENPRIPLLEKQQTLKGLFKDYISPQTYDFIFVLLRCNALSSLSGILRSYQRTRAESGILEIEVRTAIPLTSEEKELLTKNFTQKLKKPVHIKNIIDPEVIGGMVIKSGDIMIDASLKSRIEDLLKNIRQG